In Ogataea parapolymorpha DL-1 chromosome I, whole genome shotgun sequence, the following are encoded in one genomic region:
- a CDS encoding Ribosome biogenesis protein RLP7: MAESTKLNTNPEVLLKKRKNADRLRIEKQEQARKKLEEQKKRKQQQRKARFIRAETLVAKHRASEREQYRVKRVSQHERSSAVPEESDERLLFVVRIPGPHGAKVPSKARKVLELLRLEHVYTGTFIKLNAAVKPLLRLTSPYIAIGTPSLATVRNLIQKRATASIVEDGTAKKVNLDDNNLIEEHLGDYGIICVEDIIHEIATLGDSFKQCVKFLDPFKLSPPVHGWGPLSKLKRLELREEKPKVNNAATAPLDEVDIDQFVSEQI; encoded by the coding sequence aTGGCTGAATCGACTAAACTGAACACCAACCCAGAGGTGTTGCTCAAGAAGCGGAAGAATGCTGACAGACTCCGTATAGAGAAACAGGAACAGGCACGTAAGAAGCTCgaggaacagaaaaaacGCAAACAACAGCAGAGAAAGGCAAGGTTTATCAGAGCAGAAACCCTAGTTGCTAAACATCGCGCATCAGAAAGAGAACAGTACCGTGTGAAGCGCGTGTCTCAGCATGAACGGAGCTCTGCTGTGCCGGAAGAGTCCGATGAACGTCTTTTGTTTGTGGTCCGCATCCCCGGCCCGCATGGTGCCAAAGTGCCCTCCAAGGCCAGGAAAGTGCTTGAACTGCTGCGTCTAGAGCACGTGTACACAGGAACTTTCATCAAGTTGAACGCTGCCGTCAAACCTCTCCTCAGACTGACCAGTCCGTACATCGCCATTGGTACTCCATCGCTTGCTACCGTCAGAAACCTGATCCAGAAACGTGCCACGGCTAGTATCGTGGAGGACGGAACGGCCAAGAAGGTGAACTTGGATGACAACAATTTAATTGAAGAGCACCTCGGAGACTATGGAATCATCTGTGTGGAAGATATCATCCACGAGATTGCCACTTTGGGCGACTCGTTTAAACAGTGTGTTAAGTTTCTGGATCCGTTCAAACTTAGCCCACCTGTGCACGGCTGGGGCCCTCTTAGCAAGCTGAAACGTCTCGAGCTCAGAGAGGAGAAGCCAAAGGTGAACAATGCAGCCACTGCTCCACTCGATGAGGTCGACATCGACCAGTTTGTGTCTGAGCAAATCTGA
- a CDS encoding putative membrane protein, translated as MRFGVVFVITQVLADFTYLGCYSSDAISGLTKKDSYTWQSSSHCTEQCSGHAVAALINGQDCYCGDDVPSDDPDGSCTKSCTGYPLEKCGGTNSYSVYVDESEEDDDDSSSAQSSHSSTNDATSTSSSSSSSSSSSSSSSSTRSSSSTSSSSTQSSSTQSSTLSSTSSSPTSSTSSTSSSTTSSISSSSTSHTSSSSSTTSSSTSSSETVRITTSVSPGNTQTSIIYITESVATATSASAAASSSSASSANNGSTGLSKGAKAGIAVGSIVGALLLLGLLFLLLLWRRRQRDERDDLSEKRASSILASSPLQPPAGSRGAAAGIGANAFGFMSEDDRLDMPGTSRRFSDGSLPDAAAGAAVPPNSARQGGLRVVNPDLSDEE; from the coding sequence ATGAGATTCGGTGTTGTGTTTGTGATCACCCAAGTCCTAGCAGACTTTACGTATTTGGGTTGCTACAGCTCGGATGCCATTTCCGGCCTGACCAAGAAGGACTCGTACACATGGCAGAGCTCCAGTCATTGCACGGAGCAGTGTTCGGGACACGCAGTTGCTGCATTGATCAACGGCCAGGACTGCTACTGTGGAGACGACGTGCCTTCGGACGACCCCGACGGCTCGTGCACAAAGTCTTGTACGGGCTATCCCCTGGAGAAGTGCGGTGGTACCAACTCTTATTCCGTGTATGTTGACGAGTcagaggaggacgacgacgacagTTCGTCGGCGCAATCGTCGCactcgtccacaaacgaTGCCacttccacctcctcctccagctcctccagctcctccagctccagttcctccagctccactcggtccagctcctccacatcgtcttcctccaccCAAAGTTCCTCCACACAGAGCTCCACCTTATCGTCCACAAGCTCTTCTCCAACGTCCTCAACTtcgtccacaagctcgtctacaacgagctcaattTCGTCCTCTTCTACCTCCCAcacctcctcgtcgtcttcaaccacttcttcctccacaTCCTCATCCGAAACAGTCCGGATAACTACCTCCGTTTCACCTGGAAACACGCAGACCTCCATTATCTACATCACGGAGTCTGTCGCTACAGCCACCTCGGCGTCCGCTGCCGCGTCGTCCTCAAGTGCCTCGAGCGCCAACAACGGGTCCACGGGGCTCAGCAAGGGCGCGAAGGCCGGAATCGCTGTCGGGTCGATCGTCGGAGCTTTGCTGCTCCTAGGACTCctgttcctgctcctgcttTGGCGCAGACGCCAGCGCGACGAAAGAGACGACCTCAGTGAAAAGCGCGCGTCCAGCATTCTGGCGTCGTCGCCCCTGCAGCCTCCAGCAGGCTCGCGAGGCGCGGCAGCAGGCATCGGAGCCAACGCGTTCGGATTCATGTCCGAGGACGACAGACTGGACATGCCGGGCACATCGAGACGGTTCAGCGACGGGTCGTTGCCggacgctgctgctggagccgCGGTGCCGCCCAATAGTGCCCGCCAGGGAGGTTTGCGGGTGGTAAACCCAGATCTCAGCGACGAAGAATAA
- a CDS encoding Conserved hypothetical membrane protein — protein MSGQIPLMIRQVSGGGTGADPAPHSAFGLSTALGTFLGALVLVWAVYKCIDASLLRFLVVPPHNYRDAIARSLEKGAIPESVVGIKHSSFRRRLVLAAQKPQLYSTMKLNRDSVSTSKLRLARVDKDDPDFVDRLRPADPNSKRRLVFGYFHPYSDANGGGERVLWEAVYYTLKQSEQNLVAIYTFTASDDVCVSSILQSVRSTFGIDLFADGLNDRIIFIQLNNRYKWLIDGGSWKHFTIIGQALGSIFVCFSSLTKLVPDVFIDTQGLPFCYPLVALLRIPVVAYVHYPLISTDMLNKLSSKSVYNLLKYVYWTLMMKLYQLAANFIDCTLCNSTWTCNHIRAIWGSSAKTSPQILYPPTGIEGSKIADPLGEKDRVLLYLAQFRPEKRHRLLLKEFASYAKHSAAPFKLALVGSTRSKQDEETVRELKSLAEQLEISSLVAFEVNAPRKTVDEYLSRAAYGLNVMWNEHFGISVVEYMLNGAIPIVHASAGPLLDIVLPVAKDEVVAPETKHATPSGFFFADSSDPDYKGLYPSLNEVLLKADRLDKDEAIAVRKAGQLVAQKKFGKEVFGREWTQVVALAKKIELEKRQTRNKVEMVY, from the coding sequence ATGTCTGGACAAATACCACTGATGATACGACAGGTTTCCGGCGGTGGGACCGGTGCTGATCCTGCGCCGCACTCCGCATTTGGGCTCTCCACGGCATTGGGCACTTTTTTGGGCGCATTGGTGCTTGTGTGGGCCGTCTACAAGTGCATCGACGCCTCTCTTCTTCGCTTTCTCGTGGTGCCTCCACACAACTACCGGGACGCGATCGCACGCAGCCTCGAAAAAGGGGCGATTCCAGAGTCCGTCGTGGGCATCAAACACAGCTCTTTCCGTAGAAGACTGGTTCTGGCTGCCCAGAAGCCGCAACTATACTCCACCATGAAACTCAACAGAGACTCTGTGTCGACGTCAAAATTGCGTCTGGCCAGAGTCGACAAAGACGATCCCGACTTCGTTGACCGTCTGCGTCCTGCCGACCCAAATTCAAAACGCCGACTCGTCTTTGGCTACTTCCACCCCTACAGCGACGCCAATGGCGGCGGCGAGCGAGTCCTCTGGGAGGCAGTGTACTATACGCTAAAACAGTCAGAACAGAATCTGGTCGCCATATACACGTTCACGGCGTCGGACGATGTGTGTGTGAGCTCAATTTTGCAATCTGTGCGCTCAACGTTCGGAATTGATTTATTTGCAGACGGCCTCAATGACCGTATAATTTTTATTCAGCTCAACAACAGGTATAAATGGCTTATTGATGGTGGGTCCTGGAAACACTTCACAATTATTGGCCAGGCGTTGGGTTCTATTTTTGTGTGTTTCAGCAGTTTGACAAAACTCGTGCCCGATGTGTTCATCGACACCCAGGGCCTGCCCTTCTGCTATCCGCTGGTGGCTCTCTTGCGTATTCCCGTGGTCGCGTACGTGCACTATCCGCTAATCTCGACTGACatgctgaacaagctgagctcgaaaagtGTCTACAACCTGCTCAAGTACGTCTATTGGACCCTGATGATGAAACTGTACCAGTTGGCTGCCAATTTTATTGACTGCACCCTGTGCAACTCGACATGGACCTGCAACCATATCCGCGCCATTTGGGgcagcagcgcaaaaaCGAGCCCTCAGATCCTTTATCCACCCACCGGCATTGAAGGGTCCAAGATCGCTGATCCACTGGGGGAAAAAGACCGTGTTTTGTTGTACCTGGCGCAGTTCCGGCCAGAGAAAAGACACAGGCTCTTGCTAAAGGAGTTTGCAAGTTATGCAAAACACAGCGCTGCGCCGTTTAAGTTGGCGTTGGTCGGATCAACAAGGTCCAAACAGGACGAGGAGACGGTGCGAGAGCTGAAGTCGTTGGCagagcagcttgaaatcTCCTCGCTGGTTGCTTTTGAGGTGAACGCTCCTCGCAAAACCGTCGACGAGTACCTGTCGCGGGCCGCATATGGACTCAATGTAATGTGGAACGAGCATTTTGGTATCTCTGTCGTCGAGTACATGCTCAACGGCGCCATTCCTATAGTTCACGCCAGTGCTGGTCCACTGCTGGACATTGTGCTGCCTGTTGCAAAAGACGAGGTTGTGGCACCTGAAACCAAGCATGCGACGCCGTCgggcttctttttcgctgACTCATCGGATCCTGACTACAAGGGATTGTATCCGTCTTTAAATGAAGTGCTCCTCAAGGCTGACCGTTTAGATAAGGACGAGGCAATCGCTGTTCGCAAAGCAGGCCAGCTGGTGGCACAGAAAAAATTCGGAAAGGAGGTATTTGGTCGTGAATGGACCCAGGTGGTGgcgctggccaagaaaattgagcttgagaaACGCCAGACCAGAAACAAGGTGGAGATGGTGTACTGA
- a CDS encoding Endopolyphosphatase PPN1: MFRQVVVVIAVLLGLGGMLEVLERSRRVNITARSGYSYISSRIVDDDAEEYYRLGLTPHHSIAVTTLAGDAVVDKTVLHGRFLHVTDFHPDEMSKIGASFENRCHRKDKQALPDEVMHRYGDAMSGCDSPLELYEATLQWIRDNLKDKIDFVVWTGDNVRHDNDRKNPRYEGEIFSMNEKVAEKMSSVFMDDGEEDTMPLDRRVKIVPSLGNNDVYPHNLFAPGPTLQTRELYKIWRNFVPTEQLHTFDRGAYFFREVIPNKLAVVSINTLYLFKSNPLCDNCYNRKEPGYKLFQWLGFVLKELRKRNMKVWLTGHVPPVPKNLHYSCHAKMSVWQHEYRDIIIGSLYGHMNIDHFVPLDSVKSWRTIEKRLGKLDYETYGDDDEKDDLETYEAFGLLDDDFEIERGSRRYDNAPSGKVSYLEDVRDGLYAKLKGPKKAGKDGERYSFAHVTASVVPTFNPGFRVWEYNVSELYSSEEQIYEPWEQFFARLEVELAAADSQDTLDIEASKDKTIPPIMPADLPLGPAYTPQLFSPERYTQYYVDLDYAAKHPDWKFEYQVEYSTDDDEYQMDSLLVSDWLKMARKLAKSATVAADDVETAGAKKLWKTYLNRAFIDTGYQDLPVANK, encoded by the coding sequence ATGTTTCGTCAGGTAGTTGTGGTAATAGCGGTCCTGTTGGGCCTGGGCGGGATGCTGGAGGTTTTAGAGCGCAGCCGGCGTGTGAACATAACTGCCAGGTCTGGTTATTCCTACATTTCCTCGAGAAtagtcgacgacgacgcagAGGAGTACTATAGACTCGGGCTGACACCCCACCACTCAATCGCAGTCACTACGTTAGCTGGCGACGCCGTGGTGGACAAGACCGTCTTGCACGGCCGGTTTCTCCATGTCACTGACTTCCATCCAGACGAAATGTCGAAAATTGGTGCGTCGTTTGAGAACAGATGCCACCGCAAAGACAAGCAGGCTCTGCCCGACGAGGTGATGCACCGGTACGGCGACGCGATGAGCGGCTGCGACTCACCGTTGGAGCTCTACGAGGCGACTCTGCAATGGATTCGGGACAATTTGAAGGATAAAATCGATTTTGTCGTCTGGACTGGGGACAACGTTCGGCACGACAATGACCGTAAAAACCCACGTTACGAGGGCGAGATATTCTCCATGAACGAGAAAGTGGCCGAGAAAATGAGCAGCGTGTTCATGGACGACGGCGAGGAGGACACCATGCCGCTGGACCGCCGCGTCAAGATCGTGCCGAGTTTGGGCAATAACGACGTTTATCCGCATAACCTGTTTGCTCCGGGCCCCACGTTGCAGACGAGAGAGCTGTACAAAATCTGGCGCAACTTTGTCCCCACGGAACAGCTGCATACTTTCGACAGAGGAGCCTATTTCTTCAGAGAGGTCATCCCTAACAAGCTGGCCGTGGTGTCGATAAACACGCTGTACCTGTTTAAATCGAACCCGCTGTGCGACAACTGCTACAATCGCAAGGAGCCCGGATATAAGCTGTTTCAATGGCTTGGTTTCgtgctcaaggagctgcgCAAACGCAACATGAAGGTTTGGCTGACCGGCCACGTTCCGCCGGTGCCCAAAAACCTGCATTATAGCTGCCACGCAAAAATGAGCGTCTGGCAGCACGAATACCGAGACATCATCATTGGATCGCTGTACGGCCACATGAACATTGATCATTTTGTGCCGCTGGACTCCGTCAAGTCCTGGAGAACGATTGAGAAAAGACTGGGCAAGCTGGACTACGAAACCTACGgcgatgacgacgaaaaggacgATTTAGAAACCTACGAGGCGTTTGGGCTgctcgacgacgattttgagATCGAACGCGGCTCGCGACGCTACGACAACGCCCCATCGGGAAAAGTGTCGTATCTGGAAGACGTCAGAGATGGACTGTacgccaagctcaagggCCCGAAAAAGGCCGGCAAGGACGGCGAGCGGTACTCATTTGCGCACGTGACCGCGTCGGTGGTGCCCACATTCAACCCTGGGTTCCGTGTTTGGGAGTACAACGTGTCGGAGCTATACAGCAGCGAGGAACAAATATATGAGCCCTGGGAGCAATTTTTCGCTCGGCTCGAGGTGGAACTCGCCGCAGCGGACAGTCAGGATACTCTGGACATCGAAGCGTCGAAAGACAAGACAATCCCGCCAATCATGCCGGCAGATCTGCCTCTGGGCCCCGCATACACACCCCAgcttttttctccagaaagatACACCCAATACTACGTTGATCTGGACTACGCGGCCAAACATCCCGACTGGAAATTTGAATACCAGGTGGAGTACTCGacagacgacgacgagtaccAAATGGACAGCTTGCTGGTCTCTGACTGGCTGAAGATGGCGCGGAAACTGGCCAAATCCGCCACCGTTGCTGCCGACGACGTGGAAACCGCTGGCGCAAAAAAACTGTGGAAAACGTACTTAAATCGCGCCTTCATAGACACCGGCTACCAGGACCTGCCTGTAGCCAACAAGTGA
- a CDS encoding 3-isopropylmalate dehydrogenase, with product MSKNIVLLPGDHVGPEVVAEAVKVLEAVSLASGVKFNFSKHLIGGASIDAYGVPLSDEALEAAKKADAVLLGAVGGPKWGTGTVRPEQGLLKIRKELNLYANLRPCSFASDALLKLSPLKSEIVKGTDFVVVRELVGGIYFGDRKEDTGDGVASDTESYSVPEVQRITRMAAFLALQSDPPLPLWSLDKANVLASSRLWRKTVEETIKNEFPQLTVQHQLIDSAAMILVKSPTKLNGVIVTNNMFGDIISDEASVIPGSLGLLPSASLASLPDTNKAFGLYEPCHGSAPDLGPGKVNPLATILSAAMMLKLLLDMVDAGRAIEQAVKNVLDAGIMTGDLGGSSSTQEVGDAVAQEVAKLLKN from the coding sequence ATGAGTAAGAACATTGTGCTTCTCCCTGGTGATCACGTCGGCCCTGAGGTTGTTGCGGAGGCCGTTAAGGTTCTCGAGGCAGTCTCGTTGGCCAGCGGCGTTAAGTTCAACTTTTCCAAGCACCTGATCGGCGGTGCCTCGATCGATGCTTATGGGGTGCCATTGTCCGACGAGGCCCTCGAAGCCGCTAAGAAGGCTGATGCCGTTCTGCTTGGAGCCGTTGGAGGACCTAAGTGGGGGACTGGCACCGTGCGTCCTGAACAGGGTCTGTTGAAGATCAGAAAAGAGCTCAACTTGTACGCCAACCTGCGTCCATGCAGTTTTGCTTCCGACGCTCTTCTGAAGCTGTCTCCGCTGAAATCAGAAATCGTCAAAGGCACTGACTTCGTTGTTGTGCGTGAGCTGGTTGGTGGAATCTACTTTGGCGACCGCAAAGAGGATACCGGCGACGGAGTTGCCAGCGACACTGAGAGTTATTCTGTTCCAGAGGTGCAGAGAATCACGAGAATGGCGGCCTTTTTGGCGCTGCAGAGTGACCCACCGCTTCCACTGTGGTCGCTGGACAAAGCCAACGTGCTTGCATCCTCGCGTTTGTGGCGGAAGACTGTTGAGGAGACCATCAAGAACGAGTTCCCACAGCTGACGGTGCAGCACCAGCTGATCGACTCGGCGGCCATGATTTTGGTCAAGTCGCCAACGAAACTCAACGGCGTCATTGTCACCAACAACATGTTTGGCGACATCATCAGTGACGAGGCCAGTGTGATTCCAGGGTCTCTGGGTCTGCTGCCTTCTGCCTCGTTGGCGTCTCTGCCGGACACAAACAAGGCGTTTGGTCTTTACGAGCCCTGCCACGGCTCGGCGCCAGATTTGGGTCCGGGCAAGGTCAATCCATTGGCCACAATTTTGTCTGCGGCCATGATGCTGAagctgttgctggacatggtgGACGCAGGCCGTGCGATCGAGCAGGCTGTGAAGAACGTTCTGGATGCGGGCATCATGACTGGCGATTTGGGTGGAAGCTCCTCAACCCAGGAAGTTGGCGACGCTGTTGCGCAggaggtggccaagctgCTTAAGAACTAA
- a CDS encoding Conserved hypothetical membrane protein: MRIIRRDDFEDLLGGNFDVATEFKQYREPSYLEEAVAAENATESLKKSSFFSKLAQPLKYTFEKKDFVILIFLIACFVTLLAVFCGAVYFGYREYSLLLRRVSLYEKDVPPCDDDEELEEEPKPHSAYSGATLREASNRASAFSPCPGRELPKTSLTFPDAEQQTPAVTRTLHSWKDSLHKISKRGTSKAVAGKHSASTQFSAPIDGGYMPTWSSMIDSRLSPIDVVHGSVSPDAVKNTATNESAPETSCLVNDDGSLVEQSADNTRFMSIYEQYSPEVSGHLEDEPKTVYTMVQLYELEPLDLIQEFVDGDDNKLLATDILFPKKPLYSESSVVEIEKELTMIRLNLFNCSLDTASKVLEIIKFLANSFGLQKFNNPRIFLMSYGMLIEQLVESDFIIKDNDIPTILIGAFIEIVVKYCVCCWKYPTSRHLKVDRKFAAWKMTPHVPPQYKVFKYICTLIKSGYKTDLLGEVLIFFSTPPTPHNLIYLLPESELENYKNPEVLELMAYLRKQIQEEHNDCCGSTSFSGATSPEYSEYEAFLQSRVSRKSTSPRRALPGAFARETNNLDTAREPL, encoded by the coding sequence ATGCGGATAATCAGAAGAGATGACTTTGAGGATCTTCTAGGCGGCAACTTCGACGTGGCGACCGAGTTCAAGCAGTACAGAGAACCCAGTTatctggaggaggccgtGGCGGCCGAGAACGCGACAGAGTCGCTAAAGAagagctcttttttcagcaaattGGCCCAGCCGCTGAAATACACGttcgagaagaaggactTTGTGATACTCATCTTTCTGATCGCCTGTTTTGTAACTCTGCTGGCCGTCTTCTGCGGAGCTGTCTATTTTGGTTACAGAGAGTACAGTCTTCTTCTCAGGCGGGTCAGCCTCTACGAAAAAGATGTCCCGCCCtgcgacgacgacgaagagcttgaggaggagcCCAAACCACACAGCGCATACAGCGGCGCCACGCTGCGGGAGGCGTCCAACAGAGCATCTGCTTTTTCGCCATGCCCAGGACGCGAACTGCCCAAAACCAGTCTTACTTTTCCCGACGCCGAGCAACAGACCCCTGCGGTTACGCGGACGCTCCACTCCTGGAAAGACTCTCTACACAAGATTTCTAAGCGCGGCACGTCCAAGGCTGTAGCAGGCAAACACTCTGCCTCTACGCAGTTCTCTGCGCCGATCGACGGAGGATACATGCCGACCTGGTCGTCGATGATCGACTCGAGACTGTCTCCCATCGACGTCGTCCACGGCAGCGTTTCGCCCGATGCCGTGAAAAACACGGCCACCAACGAGTCTGCGCCCGAGACGTCCTGTCTTGTGAACGATGACGGATCCCTGGTGGAGCAGTCCGCAGACAACACCCGCTTTATGAGCATCTACGAGCAGTACTCCCCAGAAGTAAGCGGCCACCTCGAAGATGAGCCCAAGACCGTCTACACGATGGTCCAGCTCTACGAGCTAGAACCTTTGGACCTGATCCAGGAGTTTGTTGACGGAGACGACAATAAATTGCTAGCTACAGACATTTTGTTCCCTAAAAAACCGCTCTACTCGGAGAGCTCGGTTGTGGAgattgagaaagagctgaCAATGATTCGGCTTAACCTATTCAACTGCTCTTTGGACACAGCCTCGAAAGTGCTCGAGATCATCAAGTTTTTGGCCAACTCGTTCgggctccaaaaattcaacaATCCGCGCATATTCCTCATGTCGTACGGCATGCtgatcgagcagctggtggaatCGGActtcatcatcaaggaTAACGATATACCGACAATTCTGATCGGCGCCTTCATCGAGATCGTGGTCAAGTACTGTGtgtgctgctggaaataTCCAACGTCCAGACATCTGAAAGTCGACAGGAAGTTTGCTGCCTGGAAGATGACTCCCCACGTTCCGCCGCAGTACAAAGTGTTCAAGTACATTTGCACACTGATCAAGTCGGGATACAAGACCGATTTACTTGGAGAGGTCCTGATATTCTTTTCCACACCACCCACCCCTCACAACCTCATATATTTGCTTCCGGAGTCTGAGCTGGAGAATTATAAGAACCCCgaggttttggagctcaTGGCCTATTTGAGAAAACAGATCCAGGAAGAACACAACGATTGCTGCGGTTCCACGTCATTTTCGGGTGCAACCTCGCCAGAATACTCTGAGTATGAGGCCTTCCTGCAATCGCGGGTCTCTAGAAAATCAACGAGCCCCAGACGTGCGCTTCCAGGCGCATTTGCACGCGAGACAAACAACCTTGACACCGCCAGAGAGCCTTTGTAG
- a CDS encoding Phosphoinositide PI4,5P(2) binding protein, forms a complex with Slm2p, translating to MSLVSEQQLLQNQLQLKQLDEQRQKQAEQTRSFQSKSSSTQEMLHNLRQKEMAKRDPTDPLAVLVPTEANPTDILATRFGLWRTIIGCLVHYLKEIVSVHEEISRQQIRLHHAITFPFVTQGLDGEFYQPVKVNTGAPQGGQGLFGHKEQPHPETNDEFEMAEKFFLPLGNGSIQDLPTVLYQYHSNSALLAQATVKELNGTIIPRLEDLKRDLIVKIKEIKSLQSDFKNQVARYHQETKQELNAYIKAVETAKHHPELLTPKDDPYLLRFNLNRLIKRQLTEENYLHEAFNNLQGSGKELEKVVYIEIQTALTVYAKLIGQQAQNVFDGLISKLDTGLLTKDPSFEWDSFVAKDTKNFIDVNLPMRHLSEIHYQHQNDPLTFEIRSGFLERKSKYLKSYSKGYYVLTPTFLHEFKSADRKRDPVPIMSLAVEDCQVAEHSKKDEHNPNSYHKFVLHAKQNGLLRKGHNWVFRAESYDQMMSWYNDLKKVTGLPSPQARSVIGWERKKQERLSSLASSSMISKNRRDTNLTGVTDQSSYKRGQSPRSSIAHHSLNTVLSLPKNHHPATEATTVADSEVQAKPRLPIDINNSSFVTLETGNGYVDEKIGDMTLSDESKKDTQM from the coding sequence ATGAGTCTTGTATCCGAACAACAATTGTTACAAaaccagctccagctcaaacagctggatgAACAAAGACAGAAACAAGCCGAGCAAACAAGAAGCTTCCAATCCaaatcgtcgtccacaCAGGAAATGCTGCATAACCTGCGCCAGAAAGAAATGGCCAAGCGAGACCCAACAGACCCGCTGGCCGTGCTGGTTCCGACAGAGGCAAACCCGACAGACATCCTGGCTACCCGCTTTGGTCTCTGGCGCACCATCATTGGCTGTCTTGTGCACTATCTCAAGGAGATAGTGTCTGTGCACGAGGAAATAAGCAGACAGCAAATTAGACTCCATCACGCCATCACCTTCCCGTTCGTGACCCAGGGCCTTGACGGCGAATTTTACCAGCCTGTGAAAGTCAACACGGGGGCCCCGCAAGGCGGCCAGGGTCTGTTTGGCCACAAGGAGCAGCCGCACCCAGAAACGAACGACGAGTTCGAGATGGCAGAGAAGTTTTTCCTTCCGCTGGGGAACGGCAGCATTCAGGATCTGCCGACCGTGTTATACCAGTACCACTCGAACTCGGCCCTTCTGGCCCAGGCCACcgtcaaggagctcaacgGCACTATTATTCCGCGGCTGGAGGACCTCAAGCGGGACCTGATTGTGAAAATAAAGGAGATTAAGTCATTGCAGAGCGACTTCAAAAACCAGGTGGCCAGATACCACCAGGAGACAAAGCAGGAGCTGAATGCATACATCAAGGCCGTCGAGACCGCCAAACACCACCCTGAGCTGCTTACGCCCAAAGACGACCCGTATTTATTGAGATTCAATCTCAACAGATTGATCAAACGGCAGCTGACCGAGGAAAACTATTTGCATGAGGCCTTCAACAACTTGCAGGGATCGGgcaaagagctggagaaagttGTGTATATTGAGATCCAGACGGCATTGACCGTTTACGCCAAGCTGATTGGCCAGCAGGCACAGAACGTTTTTGATGGGTTGATCTCGAAATTGGACACAGGACTACTGACCAAGGACCCCAGCTTCGAATGGGACTCGTTCGTCGCCAAGGACACCAAGAACTTCATCGACGTGAACCTGCCCATGAGACATCTGAGCGAGATCCACTACCAGCACCAAAATGACCCGCTCACGTTCGAGATCCGGTCTGGATTCTTGGAGAGAAAGTCCAAGTATCTCAAGTCCTACTCCAAGGGCTATTACGTGCTGACCCCGACGTTTTTACACGAATTCAAGTCTGCCGACCGCAAACGTGACCCCGTGCCGATCATGTCGCTAGCGGTGGAGGACTGCCAGGTGGCCGAGCACTCAAAGAAAGACGAGCACAACCCAAATTCGTACCATAAGTTTGTTCTACATGCCAAGCAGAACGGACTGCTCCGGAAAGGCCACAACTGGGTGTTCAGAGCCGAGTCGTACGACCAAATGATGAGCTGGTACAATGATCTCAAGAAGGTGACGGGCCTGCCCTCTCCGCAGGCTCGGTCTGTCATCGGCTGGGAGCGCAAGAAACAGGAACGgctctcgtcgctggcgtcctcgtcgatgatctcgaaaaacagaagaGACACCAATTTGACCGGCGTCACCGACCAGTCGAGCTACAAGCGCGGCCAGTCGCCGCGCAGTTCAATTGCGCACCACTCGCTCAACACGGTGTTGTCGTTGCCGAAGAACCACCACCCTGCCACCGAGGCCACGACGGTCGCGGACTCTGAAGTCCAGGCCAAGCCACGGCTGCCGATCGACATCAATAACAGCTCGTTTGTGACTCTCGAGACGGGTAACGGCTATGTGGATGAGAAGATCGGCGACATGACGCTGTCTGATGAGTCGAAAAAAGATACTCAAATGTAG